The Lasioglossum baleicum chromosome 15, iyLasBale1, whole genome shotgun sequence genome has a segment encoding these proteins:
- the Rols gene encoding zinc-RING finger and ankyrin repeat domain-containing protein rolling pebbles isoform X2 — translation MAPPDRHRPPRPGSGLSLSVLDLAQIRALVESTGMLGGSTCPSCEMPFDKGKKRRLIDSCGHERCYSCLFRSEACPLCLRADFIDEDALEGPFRDGFAGSSGPMSILAPTDGWVDESSTVNSLCGSPRPRTKVTTRANLPSRVMHQRDADESSSVTKGLKSRPSALPESSGSQGRQKLQMMSQSCPTPPNQRKRFFLNPKVLRSSFVPQRSSRRGASSPEPVSNDNPSALSVWMTSSWEGKSRWPGVVLGKIKSLWSNSQGTTSDGLNQLIEPRSKLTDDEGGCVKPLTSKTRKSSQSDLYMRLGLLLGSNHARANSSVDTNDLPGSSNRSGAGACQSRVPIQGHDSSAASFSSLTSFETQTLASTNTSPVSTLTGTSSEAEAAAALRCPIKPKSKAKGKSKSRDCDSAGSLASISTSVSASTSMSMSMSVSVSGLSNGSSSPLTPRRHSVNASQAGQSDEAGQSFKNRRSCARRSARTGNVKGAVDAKLRFMQHHATQLTLKPLFFEVPLLETDPLFTGRKWLLQEIDSVVNGSSPGVLISGSPGTGKTALVLQLVEHSCFGRRREQSLPSDITEEPKEKEWPGCATALHAGIRNTNEKVRELATHVVAYHFCQADNNSTCLVPDLIHSLAAQLCQAPQLISYREYLLSEPHIQGSLSQRECTVDPDLALSRGIIEPLSTLKKMNRLPDTNMVILIDAVCEAEYHRPDRGDTIASFLTRHAPNFPSWLKIICTVRTQLLECAKQLPYTRVSLDKVPNDSTGNNVTRDLSDYIGYRLAQSPAIQTNVTASVNGKAESSCSANQTRFSSHLLALARGSFLFAKLTLDLIESGHLVAKSASYKVLPVSLAQIFQLHFNLRFPTATSFDRVQPLLGVCLAALYPLTLPEIFYSVNSLNTDRFVSWEDFLQRFKMLSGFLVKRLDNTYMFFHPSFREWLMRRDEGESTKFLCDLRLGHAAIAYRLSRLQAPLDGDKALELGHHILKAHVYRGVAPCWPSRDLQAIWLASSTECVSSALCTLRNIYSPNVKVSRLLLLAGASPNHMTEYLGNAPALCMYAHEGSVEMVSLLLEFGADVELTNSQGCTALSLAAARGHCDVVRRLAAAGASLGHADMAGQCPLVHAARHGRLSVVGYLLACDWLVPAGENEPETSQEMSREEAAQQAVVAAAAQGHESIVEYLLDMAEVIVDRPDTLIGETALTIAAANGSTATVSALLARGARPTAVNAKGLSPLMLAAREGHWGTAERFLQGTLSSSTDTILDDAVTLLDQRDLAGRTALMLAASEGHTNLIELFLDKGSKLESRDKEGLTALCWACVRGRLTAVQNLIDRGADVNTSDNTGRTPLDLAAFQGNPKLVQLLLEKGAAVEHVDLHGMRPLDRAIGCRNIPVVQCFLRRGAKLGPATWAMAAGKPDVLLILLNKLLEDGNVLYRKNRLKEASHRYAYALRKFPVSPEEDCQGQEHDHMMLQLQTFAQLRLNFLLNLSRCKRKMNECAEAIELADEALKVRPVSYEAFYARAKARVDSGLLEDALSDVQEALQIAPPQNRQDRRVLVALRDEIISRLDGLGTSKGSCDSASRSRLRASVDTLTEL, via the exons ACTTGGCGCAGATCCGGGCGCTGGTGGAGTCCACGGGAATGCTGGGCGGGTCGACGTGCCCTTCCTGCGAGATGCCCTTCGACAAAGGGAAGAAACGTCGCCTGATCGACTCCTGCGGCCACGAACGATGCTACTCGTGCCTGTTCAGGAGCGAGGCTTGCCCTCTGTGTCTGCGTGCAGACTTCATCGATGAGGACGCCCTCGAGGGCCCGTTCAGGGACGGGTTCGCCGGCTCCTCAGGCCCCATGTCCATCCTTGCGCCCACGGACGGCTGGGTCGATGAGTCATCGACGGTGAACTCTCTCTGCGGCAGTCCCAGACCACGCACGAAAGTCACCACGAGAGCAAACCTACCGTCACGAGTCATGCAC CAACGAGACGCTGACGAGTCCTCCTCGGTAACTAAAGGCCTGAAGAGTAGGCCATCAGCGTTGCCGGAGTCCTCAGGGTCTCAGGGGCGGCAGAAGCTGCAGATGATGTCGCAAA GTTGTCCCACGCCTCCGAATCAAAGGAAAAGGTTCTTCCTGAACCCGAAGGTGTTGAGAAGCTCGTTTGTCCCTCAGAGATCGTCCAGAAGAGGTGCTTCATCCCCTGAACCTGTTTCCAACGACAACCCCTCCGCCCTTTCAG TTTGGATGACCTCGTCTTGGGAGGGGAAGTCAAGATGGCCGGGTGTAGTGCTCGGGAAAATCAAATCTTTGTGGAGCAACAGTCAAGGAACGACGAGCGACGGTCTGAACCAGCTGATCGAGCCGAGGAGCAAACTCACAG ACGACGAGGGTGGTTGCGTGAAGCCTCTGACCTCGAAGACCCGGAAGTCTTCTCAGTCGGACCTGTACATGAGACTGGGACTCCTCCTGGGCAGCAATCATGCTCGAGCCAACAGCAGCGTGGACACCAACGACCTTCCAGGAAGTTCGAATCGCTCTGGGGCTGGTGCTTGCCAGTCCAGGGTGCCGATTCAAGGTCACGACAGCTCGGCAGCTTCGTTCAGCAGTTTGACGAGCTTCGAGACGCAGACTCTCGCCTCTACTAACACCAGTCCAGTCTCCACGTTGACTGGAACCTCCAGCGAAGCTGAAGCTGCCGCGGCCTTGAGATGTCCTATCAAACCGAAGTCGAAGGCCAAAGGGAAGAGCAAGTCCAGGGACTGCGACAGCGCTGGGAGTCTGGCTTCGATTTCCACGTCAGTCTCCGCGTCCACTTCTATGTCGATGTCGATGTCCGTCTCTGTCTCTGGGCTTTCGAATGGCAGCTCCAGTCCCTTAACTCCCAGAAGACATTCCGTGAACGCCTCGCAAGCTGGACAGTCCGACGAAGCCGGACAGTCCTTCAAGAACCGAAGGTCTTGCGCCAGAAGGTCGGCCAGGACCGGAAACGTAAAGGGAGCTGTTGATGCTAAGT TGCGCTTTATGCAACATCACGCGACGCAGCTGACCCTGAAGCCCCTCTTCTTCGAGGTGCCGCTTCTAGAAACGGACCCGTTGTTCACCGGCCGCAAATGGCTGCTGCAAGAGATAGACTCCGTGGTGAACGGATCTAGTCCTGGTGTTCTGATCTCGGGATCCCCTGGGACAGGCAAAACCGCGCTGGTCCTGCAACTGGTGGAGCACAGTTGCTTCGGAAGAAGGAGGGAGCAATCTCTTCCATCGGATATCACAGAGGAGCCCAAGGAAAAGGAGTGGCCTGGCTGCGCTACTGCTCTGCATGCTGGAATCCGTAACACTAATGAAAAG GTTAGAGAACTGGCTACCCACGTAGTCGCCTACCACTTCTGCCAAGCGGACAACAATAGCACCTGCCTGGTACCTGATTTGATACACTCTCTGGCAGCCCAGCTCTGTCAAGCTCCACAGCTAATCTCCTACAGGGAGTACCTTCTCTCTGAACCGCATATTCAAGGATCATTGTCGCAGAGGGAGTGCACCGTAGATCCTGATCTGGCGTTGTCCAGGGGCATCATAGAGCCTCTGTCTACACTGAAGAAGATGAACAGGCTGCCGGACACAAATATG GTGATACTCATCGACGCAGTCTGCGAGGCAGAGTACCACAGACCCGACAGAGGCGACACGATAGCGTCTTTCCTAACCAGGCACGCGCCCAACTTCCCCAGCTGGCTGAAGATCATCTGTACAGTTCGAACCCAGCTGTTGGAGTGTGCGAAACAACTTCCTTACACCCGAGTCTCCCTGGACAAGGTCCCGAACGACAGCACCGGGAACAATGTCACTCGGGACCTGTCCGATTACATCGGCTACAGGTTGGCCCAGAGTCCAGCGATCCAGACGAACGTCACAGCGTCTGTCAACGGCAAGGCAGAGTCGTCTTGCAGCGCGAATCAGACTCGATTCTCCTCGCATCTGCTGGCGCTAGCCAGAGGCAGCTTTCTCTTCGCGAagctgacactcgatcttatcgAGAGCGGACACTTGGTTGCTAAATCCGCCAGCTACAAG GTGCTTCCGGTGTCCCTGGCGCAGATATTCCAGCTGCACTTCAATCTGAGGTTCCCAACTGCTACGTCCTTCGACAGGGTCCAACCTCTTCTTGGTGTTTGCTTGGCTGCATTGTATCCGCTCACGTTACCGGAGATTTTCTACTCGGTCAACTCGCTGAACACCGACAGATTCGTTTCATGGGAGGATTTTCTGCAGAGATTCAAA ATGCTCTCTGGATTCCTCGTGAAACGGCTGGACAACACGTACATGTTCTTCCATCCATCGTTCAGGGAGTGGTTAATGAGAAGGGATGAGGGAGAATCGACGAAATTCCTCTGCGATCTGAGGCTTGGTCACGCGGCGATCGCGTACAGACTGTCTCGGCTTCAAGCACCGTTAGACGGCGACAAAGCGTTGGAACTGGGTCACCACATACTGAAGGCGCACGTTTACAGAGGCGTCGCCCCGTGCTGGCCTTCGCGTGATCTACAG GCGATCTGGTTAGCGTCGTCCACGGAGTGCGTCTCATCGGCGCTCTGCACCCTGAGGAACATCTACAGTCCGAACGTGAAGGTGTCGAGGTTGCTTTTGCTGGCAGGAGCATCCCCAAACCACATGACCGAGTACCTGGGCAACGCCCCCGCTCTTTGTATGTACGCCCACGAGGGTTCTGTGGAAATGGTGTCACTATTGTTGGAGTTTGGTGCTGATGTTGAGCTGACGAACAGCCAAGGTTGCACCGCGCTGTCGTTGGCTGCTGCTCGTGGACATTGTGACGTTGTCAGGAG GTTGGCCGCCGCTGGAGCGTCGTTAGGCCACGCAGATATGGCAGGTCAGTGTCCTCTGGTGCACGCAGCGAGGCACGGAAGACTGTCAGTGGTCGGCTACCTGCTGGCCTGCGACTGGCTGGTTCCAGCAGGTGAAAACGAGCCCGAGACCTCGCAGGAGATGAGCAGGGAGGAGGCAGCTCAGCAAGCTGTGGTGGCAGCCGCTGCTCAAGGCCATGAGTCCATCGTCGAGTACCTCCTGGACATGGCCGAGGTGATCGTAGATCGTCCCGACACCCTAATCGGGGAGACTGCGCTGACTATCGCGGCTGCCAACGGATCCACAGCCACGGTCTCCGCTTTGCTAGCTCGAGGAGCCAGGCCGACAGCTGTCAACGCCAAGGGTCTGTCTCCTCTGATGCTTGCTGCGAGGGAGGGGCATTGGGGAACTGCTGAGAGATTCCTGCAAG GGACACTGTCCAGTAGTACCGATACTATTTTGGACGATGCGGTGACTCTTCTGGATCAGAGAGACCTCGCAGGACGTACCGCGCTCATGCTAGCTGCATCTGAGGGTCATACGAACCTGATAGAATTGTTCCTCGATAAGGGCTCCAAGTTGGAGAGCAGGGACAAAGAAGGACTCACTGCTTTATGTTGGGCCTGCGTCAGGGGCAGATTGACAGCTGTCCAGAATCTGATTGACAGGGGCGCGGATGTCAACACTAGCGACAACACTGGCAGGACTCCGTTAGACTTGGCTGCGTTCCAG GGCAATCCGAAATTGGTGCAACTGTTGCTCGAGAAGGGAGCAGCGGTGGAACACGTGGACCTGCATGGTATGCGACCATTGGACCGAGCCATAGGATGCCGAAACATCCCCGTGGTGCAGTGTTTCTTGCGACGAGGTGCTAAGTTAGGCCCTGCCACCTGGGCGATGGCCGCTGGAAAACCCGACGTGCTCCTGATCCTCTTGAACAAGCTACTCGAGGACGGGAACGTACTATACCGGAAAAACAGGCTAAAGGAGGCGTCGCACAGGTACGCCTACGCCTTGAGGAAGTTCCCCGTGTCGCCGGAAGAAGACTGCCAAGGTCAGGAGCACGACCACATGATGCTGCAGTTGCAGACGTTCGCACAACTGCGACTGAACTTCTTGCTCAATCTCAGTCGATGCAAGCGCAAGATGAAT GAATGTGCGGAAGCAATCGAGCTCGCTGACGAGGCTCTAAAGGTTCGGCCAGTGTCCTACGAGGCCTTCTACGCGAGAGCAAAGGCTCGCGTGGACTCAGGATTGCTGGAAGATGCTCTGTCCGACGTTCAAGAGGCTCTGCAAATCGCACCACCCCAAAACAGACAGGATCGTCGTGTCCTTGTCGCTCTGAGGGATGAGATCATTTCCAGATTGGACGGTTTGGGGACCAGCAAAGGATCCTGCGACTCTGCCAGCAGGTCCAGGCTTCGAGCATCTGTGGACACTCTCACCGAACTGTAA